The following are encoded together in the Phenylobacterium sp. NIBR 498073 genome:
- a CDS encoding TraB/GumN family protein translates to MTRRLLGALAGLLLAGCGAVEAQARPPVWTVRDADSELVIFGSVHVLPPGLDWRPAELDAALAKADDLWFELPIDPASEAKVGQLAAAHGLLPQGQSLSALLSPEGRERLTTATADLGVSMAVLDRLEPWFAEVVLAGAQFQKAGADASSGVEKMISGSAPASARRRAFESPEEQIAIFDAAPLAQQVASLEQSLIELNENPRAYDELIAHWMAGDLRALDEDVLGPLRTAAPGLYARLVTERNERWLTTLKARLDGSGRTVVVVGVGHLVGQDGLPARLRALGYSVEGP, encoded by the coding sequence ATGACCCGACGTCTGCTCGGCGCCCTCGCCGGCCTGCTGCTCGCCGGCTGCGGCGCGGTGGAGGCGCAGGCCCGCCCGCCGGTCTGGACGGTGCGCGACGCCGACTCCGAGCTGGTGATCTTCGGCTCGGTCCACGTCCTGCCGCCGGGCCTCGACTGGCGGCCGGCCGAACTGGACGCGGCGCTGGCCAAGGCCGACGACCTCTGGTTCGAACTGCCCATCGACCCGGCGTCGGAGGCCAAGGTCGGCCAGCTCGCCGCCGCCCACGGCCTGCTGCCGCAGGGCCAGTCGCTGTCGGCCCTGCTCTCGCCCGAGGGTCGCGAGCGGCTGACGACCGCGACCGCCGATCTCGGCGTCTCCATGGCCGTGCTCGACCGGCTCGAGCCCTGGTTCGCCGAGGTGGTGCTGGCCGGCGCCCAGTTCCAGAAGGCCGGGGCCGACGCCAGTTCCGGCGTCGAGAAGATGATCTCCGGCTCGGCCCCCGCCTCGGCCCGGCGCCGCGCCTTCGAAAGCCCGGAAGAGCAGATCGCCATCTTCGACGCCGCGCCGCTGGCCCAGCAGGTCGCCTCGCTGGAACAGAGCCTGATCGAGCTGAACGAAAACCCGCGGGCCTATGACGAGCTGATCGCCCACTGGATGGCGGGCGACCTGCGCGCCCTGGACGAGGACGTGCTCGGCCCGCTGCGCACGGCCGCGCCGGGCCTCTACGCCCGCCTGGTCACCGAGCGCAACGAGCGCTGGCTCACGACGCTCAAGGCCCGGCTTGACGGCTCGGGCCGCACGGTGGTCGTGGTCGGGGTCGGCCACCTGGTCGGCCAGGACGGCCTGCCCGCCCGGCTGCGCGCCCTTGGCTACAGCGTCGAAGGGCCTTAA
- a CDS encoding enoyl-CoA hydratase — translation MSYETLIVEQTEGVTLIRLNRPEALNALNSQLLGELCAALDAAEADEAVRCVVLTGSDRAFAAGADIKEMSTKTYAEMFKQDFFGASARRIEQFRKPIVAAVAGYALGGGCELAMLCDFIIAAESAKFGQPEINLGVAPGIGGTQRLTRFVGKSKAMEMILTGRMMDAAEAERSGLVSRVVPSDQLIGEAMAAATKIAGQSPLAVMMNKELVETAYETTLSTGVAVERRLFHSLFAFDDQKEGMAAFVEKRKPDFKGS, via the coding sequence ATGAGCTACGAGACCCTGATCGTCGAGCAAACCGAAGGCGTGACCCTGATCCGCCTCAACCGGCCCGAGGCGCTCAACGCCCTGAACAGCCAATTGCTCGGCGAGCTCTGCGCCGCCCTCGACGCCGCCGAGGCCGACGAGGCCGTGCGCTGCGTGGTGCTCACCGGCTCGGACCGCGCCTTCGCCGCCGGCGCCGACATCAAGGAGATGTCGACCAAGACCTACGCCGAGATGTTCAAGCAGGACTTCTTCGGCGCCAGCGCCCGCCGCATCGAGCAGTTCCGCAAGCCGATCGTCGCCGCGGTCGCCGGCTACGCCCTCGGCGGCGGCTGCGAGCTGGCCATGCTCTGCGACTTCATCATCGCCGCCGAGAGCGCCAAGTTCGGCCAGCCCGAGATCAACCTCGGCGTCGCGCCCGGCATCGGCGGCACCCAGCGCCTGACCCGCTTCGTCGGCAAGTCCAAGGCCATGGAGATGATCCTCACCGGCCGGATGATGGACGCCGCCGAGGCCGAGCGTTCGGGCCTGGTCTCCCGCGTCGTGCCGTCCGATCAGCTGATCGGCGAGGCCATGGCCGCGGCGACCAAGATCGCCGGACAGTCGCCGCTGGCGGTGATGATGAACAAGGAGCTGGTCGAGACCGCCTACGAGACCACGCTATCCACCGGCGTCGCCGTCGAGCGCCGCCTGTTCCACTCGCTGTTCGCCTTCGACGACCAGAAGGAGGGCATGGCCGCCTTCGTCGAGAAGCGTAAGCCCGACTTCAAGGGCTCCTGA
- a CDS encoding GDSL-type esterase/lipase family protein, with the protein MRLIAFGDSMVAGAGDPDHLGWIGRALLGRRSITLYNLGVRRETSADIAARWRAEATPRFTDEEPMRIVFSFGANDCYPVDGKPRVAQADSLKNAQAILTGADAHCPVLLVGPPPMADPGVSARLEVLNENLKVLAARLKVPFIDVFQPLEADGLWREEAIAWDGAHPGAGGYQRMADLISAHPAWRAFTLVD; encoded by the coding sequence TTGCGCCTCATCGCGTTCGGCGACTCCATGGTCGCCGGCGCCGGCGATCCCGACCACCTCGGCTGGATCGGCCGGGCCCTGCTCGGCCGCCGATCGATCACCCTCTACAATCTCGGCGTCCGCCGCGAGACCTCGGCCGACATCGCCGCCCGCTGGCGGGCCGAGGCGACGCCGCGCTTCACCGACGAGGAGCCGATGCGGATCGTCTTCTCGTTCGGGGCCAACGACTGCTATCCGGTCGACGGCAAGCCGCGCGTCGCCCAGGCCGACAGCCTCAAGAACGCCCAGGCGATACTGACCGGGGCCGACGCCCACTGCCCGGTGCTGCTGGTCGGCCCGCCGCCGATGGCCGATCCCGGCGTCTCGGCGCGGCTCGAGGTGCTCAACGAGAACCTCAAGGTCCTGGCCGCCAGGCTGAAGGTCCCGTTTATCGACGTCTTCCAGCCGCTGGAGGCCGACGGCCTGTGGCGCGAGGAGGCGATCGCCTGGGACGGCGCCCACCCCGGCGCGGGCGGTTATCAGCGCATGGCCGACCTGATCTCGGCCCATCCCGCCTGGCGCGCGTTCACCCTTGTGGATTAA